The Sphingobacterium bambusae genome includes a window with the following:
- the thiE gene encoding thiamine phosphate synthase has translation MRINPAFPYPLYLVISEKDCAGRPWLWVAEQAIQGGVDIIQLREKDLLKKDLFRKAWALKQLTDKYGIPLIINDAVDIAIDVDAWGVHVGQTDAPPSQIVDQYGDRLRIGWSIETLTQLHSAEMSAVQHLGVSPIFATATKMDTITEWGYEGLRSLRAQTEKPLIAIGQMNTDTAAEAIAAGADSIAVVSAICAAADPRRASERLKSQLL, from the coding sequence ATGCGTATTAACCCCGCCTTCCCTTATCCGCTGTACCTCGTGATTTCGGAAAAGGACTGTGCGGGTCGCCCTTGGCTGTGGGTGGCCGAGCAAGCCATACAAGGCGGAGTAGACATCATACAGTTGCGGGAGAAAGATCTGCTTAAGAAAGATTTATTCCGAAAGGCTTGGGCATTGAAACAGCTGACCGACAAATACGGCATACCACTGATTATCAACGATGCCGTCGATATTGCCATCGATGTGGATGCTTGGGGCGTGCATGTGGGCCAAACAGATGCGCCACCATCACAGATTGTCGATCAATATGGAGACCGACTGCGCATAGGTTGGTCGATCGAGACGCTGACACAGCTTCATAGCGCCGAGATGTCTGCCGTGCAGCATCTGGGCGTGAGCCCGATATTTGCCACAGCAACCAAAATGGATACCATTACCGAATGGGGATATGAAGGCCTTCGCTCCTTGCGCGCGCAGACCGAAAAACCGCTGATTGCCATCGGGCAGATGAATACCGACACCGCGGCCGAAGCAATCGCGGCAGGTGCCGACAGCATTGCGGTGGTATCTGCCATTTGTGCAGCGGCAGATCCGCGACGGGCCAGCGAACGGTTAAAAAGTCAACTCTTATGA
- the tenA gene encoding thiaminase II has protein sequence MDSLVDSIFQMPFVEELRDGSLPIEKFQFYMLQDAKYLEHFGRVLAYIGSKCAANEQALDFFDFGKNALIVEKALHENYFTQFGIAKDTAIQIEPICHHYIHFLKSTAAFEPLEVAMAAVLPCFWIYQVVGDKLYATQSGSGNPYAAWIDTYSGEDFAASVTLAKAYVDQIAEQSSAAVQDHMLTAFITASRLEFLFWEAAYKQHTWIG, from the coding sequence ATCGATTCTCTTGTTGACAGCATCTTTCAGATGCCCTTTGTAGAAGAGTTGCGAGATGGCAGCCTACCGATCGAGAAGTTCCAATTTTACATGTTGCAGGATGCGAAATACCTGGAACATTTCGGTCGTGTGCTCGCCTACATCGGTAGTAAATGTGCGGCAAACGAGCAGGCCCTCGATTTCTTCGACTTTGGTAAAAATGCGTTGATTGTGGAGAAGGCGCTTCACGAAAATTACTTCACGCAATTTGGTATAGCAAAAGATACAGCGATACAGATCGAGCCGATATGTCACCATTACATTCATTTTCTGAAAAGCACCGCGGCCTTCGAACCTTTGGAGGTAGCCATGGCAGCCGTGCTGCCCTGCTTTTGGATCTATCAAGTGGTGGGCGATAAACTGTACGCAACACAGTCGGGATCGGGAAACCCCTATGCTGCTTGGATAGACACCTACAGCGGAGAAGATTTTGCAGCAAGCGTAACATTGGCAAAGGCCTATGTCGACCAAATCGCCGAGCAGAGCAGTGCAGCCGTACAAGATCACATGTTGACCGCCTTTATAACAGCCTCACGATTGGAATTTCTGTTTTGGGAAGCTGCCTATAAGCAGCATACATGGATCGGGTAA
- a CDS encoding HesA/MoeB/ThiF family protein, producing MNTMQLSKEQIIRYKKHISLSGIGLAGQVSIRQAKVLVVGAGGLGSPICLYLAGAGVGTLACIDFDRVEIHNLHRQIAHTEKTIGMPKVYSLQKQIQQLNSDITFLPLQEKVNADNIDSLVQDYDIIIDGCDNFDTRYIVNDACQRQGKTLVYGSVLNYEIQLALFNHRGSKDLRAIFPDPPHPDDVPSCDLNGVLASTPGILALMMAQETLKVILGLPCLHNQWLIMDTLTWEIQKLHY from the coding sequence ATGAATACTATGCAGCTCAGTAAAGAACAAATTATTCGTTATAAAAAACATATCTCCCTGTCGGGAATTGGCTTGGCAGGGCAAGTAAGCATCCGGCAGGCAAAGGTGCTCGTCGTTGGGGCAGGTGGCCTTGGTAGCCCGATATGCCTCTACCTTGCCGGCGCTGGTGTGGGCACCCTAGCCTGCATAGATTTTGATCGCGTGGAGATCCACAACCTGCATCGGCAGATAGCGCATACCGAGAAAACCATCGGCATGCCCAAGGTATACAGCCTGCAGAAGCAGATCCAGCAGCTCAACTCTGACATCACGTTTTTACCATTACAAGAAAAAGTAAATGCGGACAACATCGATAGCTTAGTTCAAGACTACGATATCATTATCGATGGCTGCGACAATTTCGACACCCGTTATATCGTTAACGATGCCTGCCAGCGGCAAGGAAAAACGCTGGTTTACGGCAGTGTGCTCAACTACGAGATACAGCTGGCACTGTTCAACCACCGTGGGTCGAAAGATCTACGCGCCATATTTCCAGATCCGCCGCACCCCGACGACGTGCCAAGCTGCGACCTCAATGGTGTGCTGGCAAGTACGCCCGGCATTCTGGCCCTGATGATGGCACAGGAAACCTTGAAGGTGATACTAGGCCTACCTTGCCTGCACAACCAATGGTTAATTATGGATACGCTCACTTGGGAAATTCAAAAACTACATTATTAA
- a CDS encoding acyl carrier protein produces MTDHKAENIDSEDADDLLVKIEKSFDIKFGDTELMHIKTLGELCDHIINKIQLDNFDDCTTQQAFYKLRVAITSLFKIDNKVITTDFPLNNFLPRQRRREMISDLENYLDVDLDILRPPHWVTNTLLTLLFVSIVGLFFKWQYGLGGLCISFVGLWFSNKMGNELDLQTVGQIAEKMTRESYLKSRRNPKSVNKNEIEKLLTEWFINDLGLDKSKLTREAEFV; encoded by the coding sequence ATGACGGATCATAAAGCAGAAAATATAGACAGTGAAGATGCAGATGATTTACTCGTGAAAATTGAGAAATCATTTGACATCAAGTTTGGGGATACTGAACTAATGCACATCAAGACATTAGGAGAACTTTGCGATCATATCATAAACAAAATTCAGCTTGACAATTTTGACGACTGTACTACACAACAAGCTTTTTACAAACTGCGTGTCGCAATTACCTCGCTATTTAAAATTGACAATAAAGTTATAACGACAGATTTTCCGCTTAACAATTTTTTACCCCGACAAAGGAGAAGGGAAATGATAAGTGACTTAGAAAATTATTTAGACGTTGACCTAGACATCTTAAGACCTCCACATTGGGTGACAAACACGCTTTTAACTTTGTTGTTCGTATCAATCGTTGGACTGTTTTTTAAATGGCAATATGGTTTGGGGGGACTCTGTATTTCGTTTGTAGGACTCTGGTTTTCAAATAAAATGGGTAACGAACTTGACCTACAGACGGTTGGACAAATTGCTGAAAAAATGACAAGAGAAAGCTATCTGAAATCAAGACGAAATCCTAAGTCGGTGAACAAAAATGAAATTGAAAAATTATTGACTGAATGGTTTATTAACGACTTGGGGTTAGATAAAAGTAAATTAACAAGAGAAGCAGAGTTCGTATGA
- a CDS encoding sensor histidine kinase, protein MKLKDLKRIEFWIASVLLLIVALVLVFDTNKRSDNGEHYEFIVSKITYSYFFNFFLPRLFNISTIYLCFLCLNFWLIPSIINKKNELLSYFLIIMLMVVAGIVFGVSRTHSHTYELREYNTLTQGYNRFFFDAFTKAFLLVLALSAYTCLKQLIIYIVDSMEGESAMQKQLKMDLALGLGFWFAGVLFWIGTGSSYQLTVLWTLVMLAAIGLVIYSLYYLLPELYSKQKKFSTFFWTVFLVSIILTLPLSVLAVFFFQRNIDAAFILLAFHMPTQMLISVPLSWFLYKKRLESRAEITTLRTELGKSDANLHFLKSQINPHFLFNALNTLYGTALQEQAERTGEGIQKLGDMMRFMLHENLQDTIPLIREVDYLNNYIALQKLRTSPSADIKIETLIEAEFRGLHIAPMLLIPFVENAFKHGISLQRPSYIKISLQIQENVLYFDVCNSINPKNEQDPEADRSGVGLANVKQRMSLLYKDRHDLIIRENVHEYFVHLTLTL, encoded by the coding sequence ATGAAACTAAAGGATTTAAAACGAATTGAATTTTGGATTGCCAGTGTGCTGCTGCTTATCGTTGCACTCGTACTGGTCTTTGACACCAATAAAAGAAGTGATAATGGCGAACATTACGAATTTATTGTTTCTAAAATAACCTACTCCTACTTCTTCAACTTCTTTCTGCCGAGGCTCTTCAACATCAGCACGATCTACCTCTGCTTCTTGTGTCTTAATTTTTGGCTAATCCCTTCCATCATCAATAAGAAAAACGAGCTGCTATCGTATTTTCTCATTATCATGCTGATGGTGGTTGCCGGGATTGTATTCGGCGTGAGCCGAACCCACAGCCACACCTACGAACTGCGGGAGTATAACACCTTGACACAGGGCTACAACCGCTTTTTCTTTGATGCCTTTACAAAAGCCTTTCTACTGGTTCTAGCCTTATCTGCCTACACCTGCTTGAAACAACTTATTATCTACATTGTCGATAGTATGGAAGGCGAAAGCGCGATGCAGAAACAACTGAAGATGGACCTCGCCTTAGGACTTGGATTTTGGTTTGCCGGTGTACTTTTCTGGATCGGGACCGGCTCCAGCTATCAACTGACCGTGCTATGGACCTTAGTGATGTTGGCTGCCATAGGCTTGGTTATCTATTCGCTGTATTACCTGCTGCCTGAGTTATATAGCAAACAGAAAAAATTTAGCACATTCTTTTGGACGGTTTTCCTCGTCAGCATCATCCTGACCCTACCCTTGAGCGTCCTAGCGGTATTCTTTTTCCAGCGGAATATCGATGCTGCTTTTATTTTATTGGCTTTCCATATGCCTACGCAGATGCTTATCAGCGTACCGCTTTCGTGGTTTCTTTACAAAAAGCGATTGGAGAGCCGTGCCGAGATCACTACGCTTCGTACGGAGTTGGGAAAATCCGATGCCAACCTGCACTTCTTAAAGTCGCAGATCAATCCGCATTTTTTGTTCAATGCGTTAAATACGCTCTACGGTACGGCGCTACAGGAGCAAGCGGAACGGACAGGCGAAGGCATACAAAAGCTGGGCGATATGATGCGCTTTATGCTGCATGAAAACCTGCAGGATACTATCCCACTCATTCGTGAAGTCGACTACTTAAACAATTATATTGCGCTGCAAAAGCTACGCACCTCCCCTTCTGCTGACATCAAAATCGAAACCTTAATCGAGGCAGAATTTAGAGGCCTGCACATTGCGCCCATGCTGCTGATTCCATTTGTCGAAAATGCCTTCAAGCATGGCATCAGCCTGCAACGACCATCGTATATCAAGATCAGCCTGCAGATTCAGGAGAACGTGCTGTACTTTGATGTATGCAACAGCATCAACCCGAAAAATGAACAAGATCCCGAGGCCGATCGAAGCGGTGTAGGCTTGGCTAATGTAAAACAACGGATGTCGCTCCTCTACAAGGATAGGCACGACCTCATCATTCGTGAAAATGTGCATGAATATTTTGTACACCTCACGCTAACGCTTTAA
- a CDS encoding ATP-binding protein, with protein MKSEIMIYRTIQERMQSRLFKGKALIIFGPRQSGKSTLVEHILHDKDHLYLNGDDSDVREILTNTTATKLKIEIGSKKIVFIDEAQRIPNIGLTLKLFTDQIKSVQVIATGSSAFELSSQINEPLTGRKYEFMLYPLSFGEMVQHHGLIEERRLIEHRLVYGYYPEIVSKVGEEIELLKLLANSYLYKDLLMLEQIKKPLILSKLLKALALQLGSEVNYNEIAQIVGSDYKTVDKYIDLLEKTFVVFRLPAFSRNVRNEIKKGKKVYFYDCGIRNAIIGDFKALGVRTDAGALWENFVVAERLKYRAYQNIDAEQFFWRTTQQQEIDFIEETNDSLHAYEFKWSPTAKARFPSTFATHYPHAEFKIISPKNIDDFLL; from the coding sequence ATGAAATCCGAAATCATGATCTATCGTACAATACAGGAACGAATGCAAAGCCGCCTTTTTAAAGGGAAAGCACTGATTATTTTCGGCCCCAGACAATCCGGAAAATCGACTCTTGTTGAACATATCCTACACGATAAAGATCATTTATATCTTAATGGCGATGATTCGGATGTACGCGAGATATTGACCAACACAACAGCAACCAAACTTAAAATAGAGATTGGTTCCAAGAAAATTGTGTTTATTGATGAAGCGCAGCGCATACCGAATATTGGTTTGACCCTGAAATTATTTACAGACCAAATAAAATCGGTGCAGGTCATTGCAACGGGGTCATCTGCTTTTGAGTTATCCAGCCAAATCAACGAACCCCTGACAGGACGAAAATATGAATTTATGCTTTACCCACTTAGTTTCGGTGAGATGGTTCAGCATCATGGTTTGATAGAGGAAAGACGATTAATCGAACATCGCCTTGTCTACGGCTATTATCCAGAAATCGTATCCAAAGTCGGCGAAGAAATCGAACTGCTTAAATTATTAGCGAATAGCTATCTCTATAAAGATTTGTTGATGTTAGAACAGATCAAAAAGCCTTTAATTCTCTCCAAACTGCTCAAAGCATTGGCGTTGCAATTAGGCAGTGAAGTCAATTACAATGAAATTGCACAAATCGTGGGAAGCGATTATAAAACGGTCGATAAATATATCGACTTGCTTGAAAAAACATTTGTCGTTTTTCGCCTTCCGGCATTTAGCCGAAACGTACGCAATGAAATAAAAAAAGGCAAAAAGGTTTATTTTTATGATTGCGGTATTCGGAATGCCATTATCGGTGACTTTAAAGCTCTTGGCGTAAGAACTGATGCTGGTGCATTGTGGGAAAATTTTGTCGTCGCAGAACGGTTAAAGTATAGAGCCTATCAAAATATCGACGCGGAACAATTTTTTTGGCGCACAACACAACAACAGGAAATCGACTTCATTGAAGAAACCAATGACAGTCTTCATGCTTATGAATTTAAGTGGTCACCAACAGCAAAGGCAAGGTTTCCTTCTACTTTTGCAACACATTATCCTCATGCAGAATTTAAAATTATATCACCGAAAAACATTGATGACTTTCTATTGTGA
- the thiD gene encoding bifunctional hydroxymethylpyrimidine kinase/phosphomethylpyrimidine kinase: MKDSITYRVPTVLSIAGFDGSGGAGIQADTKTISALGCYAMNVLTALPVQNTQGVRQIYDIPTAAVRDQLAAIFDDIYPDSIKIGMVHSVALVRVISDFLRDYRGSIIFDPVMVSTSGHQLIQQDTIQACITELFPLASLITPNLDEVSVLVDEKVDTPTAMEEAGKKLLAMGCKAVLVKGGHLDRDILTTLLLQQEADVRSYQSARIASKNTHGSGCTLSSALASFRAQGKSLEEAVPLSLDYVHAAILASKDLQIGQGNGPLNHFHNPQKLISYEMNR, encoded by the coding sequence ATGAAAGACTCCATAACATATAGGGTACCAACGGTACTCAGCATTGCCGGATTTGACGGAAGCGGCGGCGCCGGCATACAGGCCGACACCAAAACCATATCTGCTTTAGGCTGCTACGCCATGAATGTGCTTACGGCATTACCTGTACAAAACACGCAGGGCGTGCGACAGATTTACGATATCCCGACAGCGGCCGTCCGCGATCAATTAGCCGCCATCTTCGACGATATCTACCCCGATAGCATCAAGATTGGCATGGTGCACAGCGTGGCGTTGGTCCGCGTGATATCGGATTTTCTTCGGGATTACCGCGGCAGCATCATATTTGATCCCGTTATGGTATCTACCTCGGGTCATCAACTGATCCAGCAGGATACCATACAAGCCTGCATTACAGAACTCTTCCCACTAGCCAGCTTAATTACGCCCAACTTGGATGAGGTTTCTGTATTGGTAGATGAAAAGGTAGATACCCCAACAGCGATGGAAGAAGCCGGCAAGAAGCTGCTAGCGATGGGCTGCAAGGCGGTGTTGGTGAAAGGTGGACATCTAGACAGGGATATCCTGACCACGCTATTGCTGCAACAGGAGGCCGATGTACGCAGCTACCAGTCGGCACGAATAGCGAGCAAGAACACGCATGGATCGGGCTGCACGCTATCCTCTGCCCTAGCGAGCTTTCGTGCACAAGGGAAATCCCTCGAAGAGGCCGTTCCCTTAAGCTTAGATTATGTGCATGCCGCCATCTTAGCCAGCAAGGATCTGCAGATTGGTCAAGGAAACGGACCGTTGAATCATTTCCATAACCCTCAAAAATTAATAAGCTATGAAATGAACAGATAA
- a CDS encoding OmpA family protein: MKHITTAALLLAITLGVTSCKQRAIMVNPGAVVTKDGTDDGLKNVKSEFDDASRTDEGIKFTLSSDLLFPTNSSYLTEKAKVELSKLSKLLNQDKTKKIRVDGHTDSTGEANYNQWLSEKRAASVKKFLEDAGVSAARITTKGLGQTKPVSDNKTPEGRQKNRRVEVVILN, from the coding sequence ATGAAACATATTACCACTGCTGCACTGCTACTTGCCATCACATTAGGCGTTACCTCTTGTAAACAACGCGCGATCATGGTCAATCCAGGAGCTGTTGTAACCAAGGATGGGACAGACGACGGATTAAAAAATGTAAAAAGTGAATTTGACGATGCTTCTCGTACAGATGAAGGAATCAAGTTTACTTTATCTTCCGATTTATTATTTCCAACAAACTCGTCTTATCTAACAGAAAAAGCAAAGGTGGAATTAAGTAAACTTTCCAAATTACTGAATCAAGATAAAACAAAGAAAATTCGTGTCGATGGACATACCGATTCGACTGGTGAGGCAAACTACAACCAATGGCTTTCTGAAAAGCGTGCAGCTTCAGTAAAGAAGTTTCTAGAAGATGCAGGGGTTAGCGCTGCGCGCATCACAACCAAAGGGCTTGGACAAACAAAGCCAGTATCCGACAATAAGACGCCTGAAGGGCGCCAAAAAAATAGACGCGTAGAAGTTGTGATCTTGAACTAA
- a CDS encoding YiiX family permuted papain-like enzyme, producing the protein MQLATKSKYSHCGIIYSENGQYYVFEAVQPVKTTTLDQWIARGKDGHYVIKRLKNATQILTPETIQKMKQEGEKFKGKNYDLTFEWSDDKIYCSELIWKIYKRATGLEIGKLEKLSDFDLTNDVVKQKLKERYDDKIPMDEIVISPKAVFESELLTTVKEN; encoded by the coding sequence ATTCAACTTGCGACAAAGTCAAAATATTCGCATTGCGGAATAATATACAGCGAAAACGGACAATATTACGTTTTTGAAGCAGTTCAACCGGTTAAGACAACAACACTTGACCAATGGATCGCACGTGGCAAAGACGGACACTATGTAATTAAGCGACTAAAAAACGCTACTCAAATTTTGACACCTGAAACAATTCAAAAAATGAAACAAGAAGGCGAAAAGTTTAAAGGCAAAAATTATGATTTGACTTTTGAGTGGAGTGATGACAAAATTTATTGCTCTGAATTGATTTGGAAAATATACAAACGTGCAACAGGACTTGAAATTGGTAAACTTGAAAAACTTAGCGATTTTGACTTGACAAACGATGTTGTTAAACAAAAATTAAAAGAGCGTTATGATGATAAAATACCAATGGATGAAATTGTGATTTCACCAAAGGCAGTTTTTGAAAGTGAACTTCTGACAACAGTAAAGGAAAATTGA
- a CDS encoding CPCC family cysteine-rich protein gives MVTEKFACPCCGYKTFREQPNGTYDICEVCFWEYAPIQLDDPNYEDGANQVSLRQGQKNFVKFGACEKEMIKNVRQPTKDEQRETNWKPLE, from the coding sequence ATGGTGACAGAAAAGTTTGCTTGTCCTTGTTGTGGTTACAAGACATTTAGAGAACAACCAAATGGAACATATGACATTTGCGAAGTTTGTTTTTGGGAATACGCCCCAATTCAACTTGACGATCCGAACTATGAAGATGGAGCAAACCAAGTTTCGCTAAGACAAGGACAAAAGAACTTTGTTAAATTTGGTGCTTGTGAAAAAGAGATGATTAAAAACGTAAGACAACCAACAAAAGACGAACAACGAGAAACAAATTGGAAACCATTAGAATAA
- a CDS encoding glucoamylase family protein, translating into MKCLYSIFFSIALSLGVFTHSYADTYPEVIFDNSLMKGVYAKSKVEYQGQSWVENLNSHLLVSDTLFFTPGNALSLQYKSAQEGNWHVDLQYSRQKLNYHVNSSDFLVFQLFVKSENTQEQDLPRIGIRQRKNESDFLDLKPYIEDFGYNMWMRVKIPMSKFNNLMGKEPITAVRLMQSVASNETHQLFIDQVEFLPKNVSQVKLSSPAILSTAVAYDKQVHLQWQLPLTPSIRYIKIYRSEDGKNFTPVGIRPISMQGCLDYVPDLNKTYFYKIAWIDYNYVESPFSQIKEVKTKRLSESELLDLVQGAHVNYFTENFDINSGLYLPFGMKDRALVSVKESGNAVLSLIVGVEKGRINRQVAVGRIARMLNFLEKGQNRFGIFPAYFDGRTGLPDYRDGEPSYDVLSTSSMVEALLVARQYFKNEGENEKDLRAKITKLYEAIQWDQLLADGYADVLLEKVSGLDASKQYPTLGGINESINAYLLAMSSPSHAIPLSAYENGVKNIDIRYASAYNKMDSLAKDTLSLVMETFRLAFNPFGNDFEGVAERVSVLQDTNMYGEHLIFGNAKGSLLDFYKPFFTINPTMLPDREINFEEAIRAYIKVRKRRDNEIGVGSTNSDIWGFYQLADSVGSYRINPAIAPASMFLLPNEGRKSVLALYDNYGENFFTEYGFRAWLDLRDSDVSDEYFATNQAAVAVGIENARSGLIWKLYGEIPEIKSLLEKLKAQN; encoded by the coding sequence ATGAAGTGTCTTTATTCGATCTTTTTTTCTATAGCCCTGTCGCTAGGCGTTTTTACGCATAGCTACGCCGATACATACCCCGAGGTAATCTTTGATAATAGCCTGATGAAAGGGGTGTATGCAAAAAGTAAAGTCGAGTATCAGGGGCAGTCGTGGGTAGAAAATCTAAACAGCCATCTGCTGGTGTCCGATACACTTTTCTTTACACCGGGCAATGCGCTGTCTCTACAATATAAGTCTGCACAGGAAGGCAACTGGCATGTGGACCTACAGTATAGCCGGCAGAAGTTGAATTACCATGTCAACTCGTCCGACTTTTTGGTCTTCCAGCTCTTTGTGAAATCCGAGAATACCCAAGAGCAGGATCTTCCGCGTATCGGTATCCGGCAGCGGAAGAACGAATCGGACTTTTTGGATCTGAAACCCTATATCGAAGATTTTGGTTACAATATGTGGATGCGCGTGAAGATTCCCATGTCCAAATTCAACAATCTGATGGGCAAGGAGCCGATTACTGCGGTGCGTTTGATGCAGAGCGTTGCCTCCAATGAAACGCATCAGCTATTTATCGATCAGGTAGAATTCCTACCGAAGAATGTGTCGCAGGTGAAGCTTTCATCACCCGCCATCCTTTCCACAGCTGTAGCCTACGATAAGCAGGTGCACCTGCAGTGGCAACTACCACTGACCCCTTCCATTCGTTATATCAAGATCTACCGATCGGAAGATGGAAAGAACTTTACGCCGGTAGGCATCCGCCCAATATCCATGCAAGGTTGTTTGGATTACGTACCTGATCTAAACAAAACCTACTTTTACAAGATCGCGTGGATCGATTATAACTATGTGGAATCACCTTTTTCGCAGATCAAGGAAGTAAAGACGAAGCGACTGAGCGAGAGCGAGCTGCTGGATCTCGTGCAGGGGGCACATGTGAATTATTTCACCGAAAACTTCGATATCAACAGCGGTTTGTATTTGCCATTCGGCATGAAAGATCGTGCCTTGGTATCCGTGAAGGAAAGCGGCAATGCCGTGTTGAGTTTAATTGTGGGTGTGGAGAAAGGGCGAATCAATCGGCAGGTGGCTGTCGGCCGGATAGCCCGCATGTTGAACTTCCTCGAAAAGGGGCAGAACCGCTTTGGCATCTTTCCCGCTTACTTCGATGGCAGAACAGGCTTGCCTGATTACCGCGATGGTGAACCCAGTTACGATGTACTATCTACATCGTCTATGGTCGAAGCGCTTTTGGTGGCACGACAGTATTTCAAGAATGAAGGGGAAAACGAAAAAGACCTTCGTGCCAAAATAACCAAACTGTATGAGGCCATCCAATGGGACCAACTGTTGGCGGATGGCTATGCCGATGTGTTGTTGGAGAAAGTGTCGGGATTGGATGCGAGCAAGCAATATCCAACCTTGGGCGGTATCAATGAATCCATCAATGCCTACCTTTTGGCGATGAGCTCACCCAGCCATGCCATACCGCTTTCCGCTTATGAGAACGGCGTGAAGAATATAGATATTCGCTATGCTTCGGCCTATAATAAAATGGATAGTTTGGCGAAGGACACCCTGTCGTTGGTGATGGAGACCTTCCGCTTGGCTTTCAATCCTTTTGGAAATGATTTTGAAGGTGTGGCCGAAAGGGTATCGGTATTGCAGGATACCAATATGTATGGAGAGCATCTTATTTTTGGGAATGCTAAGGGGAGCTTGTTGGATTTCTACAAGCCCTTCTTTACCATCAACCCAACGATGTTGCCCGACCGCGAGATCAACTTTGAAGAGGCGATCCGTGCTTACATTAAAGTGCGCAAGCGTCGCGACAATGAGATCGGTGTGGGCTCCACCAACTCCGATATTTGGGGCTTCTACCAACTGGCCGACAGTGTGGGCAGCTACCGTATCAATCCGGCCATTGCGCCAGCATCCATGTTTTTGCTGCCCAATGAAGGCCGCAAATCGGTACTTGCGCTGTACGACAATTATGGAGAGAACTTCTTTACGGAGTATGGCTTCCGCGCTTGGCTAGACCTGCGCGATAGCGATGTATCCGACGAATATTTCGCCACCAATCAAGCGGCTGTTGCCGTCGGCATCGAGAACGCCCGTTCCGGATTGATCTGGAAACTCTACGGAGAGATTCCGGAAATAAAAAGCTTGCTGGAGAAATTAAAGGCGCAAAACTAA
- the thiM gene encoding hydroxyethylthiazole kinase produces the protein MEQQIIQRLQQLRAQAPLVHNITNFVVMNNTANALLALGASPVMVHSPHEVKEVVNISNALLINIGTLSEEWALSMCAAAEEANRIGCPWILDPVGAGISAFRNEVLQELLRYRPTVIRGNASEIIALSNFASAGGKGVDSTADSADAATFGRQLQEAYGAQVCISGEVDYIIGEQQSATVHNGSVMMTKVTGLGCTASAIIAAFIAQREDPFLEALAGVSICSLAGELAARQSSGPGSLQLNLYDTLYNLSEEEINIHLKVKAYAY, from the coding sequence ATGGAACAACAAATTATTCAACGATTACAACAGCTACGCGCGCAGGCTCCGCTCGTTCATAACATTACCAACTTCGTGGTGATGAACAACACCGCTAATGCGCTGTTGGCGCTGGGCGCATCGCCCGTGATGGTGCATAGTCCGCATGAGGTCAAAGAAGTGGTCAATATCAGCAATGCCTTGTTGATCAATATTGGCACATTGAGTGAAGAATGGGCCTTGTCTATGTGTGCTGCGGCCGAGGAAGCAAACCGCATCGGTTGCCCTTGGATATTGGATCCCGTCGGTGCGGGCATTTCTGCATTTCGAAATGAGGTACTCCAGGAATTGCTGCGTTACCGGCCGACCGTCATCCGCGGCAATGCGTCGGAAATTATCGCGTTATCCAATTTTGCTTCTGCCGGTGGCAAAGGGGTAGATAGCACCGCAGATAGTGCAGATGCTGCTACTTTCGGACGCCAACTGCAGGAAGCCTACGGCGCGCAGGTATGCATCTCGGGCGAGGTAGACTACATTATTGGTGAGCAGCAGAGCGCCACCGTACACAACGGATCCGTGATGATGACCAAGGTGACCGGTCTAGGCTGCACCGCCTCGGCCATAATCGCAGCCTTTATTGCCCAGCGCGAAGATCCCTTCCTAGAGGCCTTGGCGGGCGTCAGTATCTGTAGCCTAGCCGGCGAACTGGCTGCCAGACAGTCCAGTGGTCCGGGATCTTTACAGCTCAACCTTTACGATACGCTTTACAACTTAAGCGAAGAGGAGATCAACATCCACCTGAAGGTCAAAGCGTATGCGTATTAA